Below is a genomic region from Pseudomonas berkeleyensis.
CCTGGCGGCGCCAGTAGTCGGCATCCAGCGACGCGTCGCCGCCATCGGCGTCGCGCTGGCTGGCGCACATTTCCAGCACGCGCTCGGGCGCGCCCTTGAGCAGGATCAGGCCGTGGCCGGCGTGATCGTGATGCAGGGTGGCCATGAAGCGGTGTTCCGACTCGAACGGAATCGTGTCGCTGCGCGGCAATTGCGCCTGCAGAGTGGCGATATCGAGGCCGCTTTTCAGTGCCAGGGTGAGCAGCGCACCCTCGGTCGGATCGCCGTGCAGCAGCCAGTGGCCGGCGGCGTCCTGTTGCAGGCGACCGTCGTTGCACAGCTGTGCCGCGCGGGCGATTTCCAGCAAGGCGTTATCGGGTTCGAGCAGCTTGCCGTCCTGGTGGAAGGCGCCTTCCGGGGCATAGCCGACGCCGCTGATATCGAGGATGCGGCTGGCGCTGACCACGCGTTGCACGGTCATTTCGTTGCGGGTCAGGGTGCCGGTCTTGTCCGAGCAGATCACCGTCACCGAGCCGAGGGTTTCCACTGCTGGCAGGCGGCGCACGATGGCGTTGTGCCCGGCCATGCGTTGCACGCCCAGGGCCAGGATCACGGTCATGATCGCCGGCAGGCCTTCGGGAATGGCCGAGGCGGTCAGCGCCACCACCATCATGAACATCTCGCCGGGGTTCTGCCCATGCCAGAGGATACCGAGGATGAAGGTGGCCAGCGCCAGGATCAGGATGATCACCGCCAGCCAGCGGCTGAACTGTTCGATCTGCCGCAGCAGCGGTGTGGACAGCGCCTGCACCTGTTGCAGCATGGCGCCGATGCGGCCCAGTTCGGTGTCCGCGCCGGTGGCCACCACCAGGCCGGTGGCCTGGCCACTGCTGACCAGGGTGCCGGAGTAGGCCATGCAGCGGCGGTCGCCGAGCGCGGCGTCGGCCTGGCAGTGGGCCACGGATTTTTCCACCGGCACCGATTCGCCGGTCAGCGCCGCTTCTTCCACCAGCAGGTTCTTCACGCTGAGCAGGCGCAGGTCGGCCGGCACCTTGTCACCGGATACCAGCAACACCACGTCGCCGGGCACCAGCCGTTCGGCATCGATTTCGTGACGTTCGCCGTCGCGCAGCACCATGGCGTGGGGCGAGAGCATGTTGCGGATGGCGTCGAGCGCGTTCTCCGCCTTGCCTTCCTGGATGAAGCCGATGATCACGTTGATCAGCACCGCGGCGAGGATCACCGAGGTATCGACCCAGTGGCCGAGCAGGGCGGTGATCAGTGCGGCGCCGAGCATCATGTACAGCAGCACGTTGTGAAACTGGTACAGCAGGCGCAGCAGCGGGCCACGGCGTTTTGGCGGTGGCAGGCGGTTGTGGCCATGGCGTTGCAGGCGCTCGCCTGCCTCGTGTTCGCCGAGCCCTGATGAGGTGCTCTGCTGAGCCTCCAGTGCCTGTTGCGGAGTCAGTTGGTGCCAGGCGTGGTCAGTATGTCCAGGAAGCCGATTTTCCATGGGGATTAGTCTCCTTCGGGCGCCAGGATCTGGTTCCGCTTCGTGCGAAGGGAAACCGAGCCCTTTGAACCCTAGTCGGCTTTCGACCCCGGAGCCTGATCTGCATCAAGGATCGGCGAGACCTATCGAGGCTCAATGTATCCGGTCATGACACGAATGGAGGAAAGAAGATGATCAAGATCATGGTGGCAACCGATCTATCCGAGCGTTCAGCCCATGCGCTGCAGCGCGCCGTGCAATTGATCCGTCGCCAGGGTGGCGGTGAATGGACGCTGGTTCATGTGATCGACGACGATGCGCCGGCCGAGCACGTGGCGAGCCAGGTGCAGCAGGCCGAAACCCTGCTGCAGGCCCAGGCCGAGCGGCTGGCCGAGCAGGCTGGCAGCAAACCGCGCGTGATCGTCGCCAGTGGCGATGTCGCCGAGGTGCTGGTCGAGAGCGCTCAGGGCAGCGGTGCCGAGCTGCTGGTGGTGGGCGCGCATCGTAAATCGTCGCTGCGCGACTTCTTCGTCGGCACCACGCTCGAGCGTGTGGTGCGCGCCAGTCATCTGCCGGTGCTGCGTGTCAATGGCCCGGTTACCCATGAGTACAAGCACGCGCTGCTGGCGCTGGATCTGTCGCGTATCTCGCTGCAGGCCGCCAGCCGTGCCCGTGACCTGGGGCTGCTCGATCCGCAGAACTTCGATGCGGCCAGTGCGCTCGAGCCGGTATCGCCCGGAGTAATGCTGGAAGCGAGCCTGAGCGCCCAGGTGCTGGAAACCCAGCGTGAGGATCTGCGCAAACAGATCCTCGAACGCCTGGGCCAGGATGGCTTGAACCTCACGTCCGAGCGGCTGCAGATTCACGTCGGCTCGCCAGAGTCGGTGATCGACGAAGCGCTGAAGCGTTCCTCTGCCGATCTGCTGGTGCTGGGTACTCATGCCCGCGAAGGGGTGTCGCGTCTGGTGCTGGGCAGTGTTGCCAGTCGCCTGCTGGCCACTCAGGACGTCGACGCACTGATCGTCCCGCCGGCTCGTTGATGACGGTTTGACACGTCGTTGACCTTCCCTCTCCCGCCTGCGGGAGAGGGGAGTCGACCAAACCTGCGCGGCTTCAGTTACGTAGGGTGCGCCGTGCGCACCAATGGGAGTGGCGCCGGCATTTCGGTGCGCACGGCCTGGGCGGCTCCACGCCCCCGACAAAGGCTATCCGTGCCAAACACTAGGTCTTATCTGATCGGTATCAGGCCGCGGCCTGTTCCTGGGACGATTCCGGCTGCAATGCCGCAGCAATCGAGGCCTGGCTGTGACGGGCCAGTTCGTTGCGGCTGCGGGTATCGCTGGGGATCGGCTGTAGCAGACGGATTTCCACTTCGCTGGCCGAACTGGACAGCAGGCGCAGCAGGTGCGAAATCATGTCGTCATCGCCGATGAAGGGCGCCACCGAGCAGGGTTGGCCGTCCCGCAGGTAACGAATGGCTACCGGCTGGATGGCCACGCCGCTGTCGATGGCGCTGCTCAGCAGGCGGCCGTGGAAGGTGCGCAGGGCCAGGCCGTCGGTGGTGGTGCCTTCGGGGAAGATCAACAGATGACGTCCGCGCTGCAGGTGCTGGGTGAGCTGTTGGCCGATCTGGCCGCTGTCGCCTGCGCCGCGGCGGATGAACAGCGTACCGCCCTTGTGCGCCAGCCAACCGGCCAACGGCCAGGCACGCACTTCTGCCTTGGACAGAAAGGACATCGGTTGCAGGGCGCCCAGCAGCGGAATGTCCGTCCACGACACATGGTTGGCGACCCACAGCATCGGCTGGGTCGGCAGCTCGCCCTCGATGCGTACGCGAAACGGCAGGGCACCACCCAGGCGTGCGAGGAACCAGCGTGTCAGGCGTTGGCGCAGGGACATCAGGTCATGCCGCACCACGCGTTCGCAGAGGCTGACGACTGCGGCCAGCAGGGTGCCGAAGGCGATCACCAGGGCCAGGTGCAGCAGGCGCAGGGAAAGGCGCAGTCGGGTCATCGTGAACTCCAGATGAAAAAAGCCGGCCTCTGTCTACAGGGCCGGCGCAGGTGATGCAAGTATCCTCCGCCTGTCGGCGTCAGACCGCAGCCTTGAAGTGCCGGGCGTAACGCGGGCACAACTCGTCGCGCTTGAGCAGGATGAACACGTCGGCCACCTGGAAGTCGCGATCCCAGCAGGGCTCGCCGCAGATCTTCGCCCCCAGGCGCATGTAGGCCTTGAGCAGCGGCGGCATCTCGGCGATGACGTTGCCCGGCAGATCCAGCTGCGGCAGCGGGTGCTTCGGCTCGGCGCGCAGGTGCTCGGTGCACAGGTAACGCTCACGCAGGCGCTGCATGATGGCTTGCGCCTGGATGCCGCCGTCCTGCATGGAGATGCTCGCGCAGCCCATCAGGTAGCGGTAGCCGCCTTCGTTGAGTACTTCGGCCAGCTCGCCCCAGAGCACGGCGATGGTGCCTCCGTTGCGGTAGGCATGGGCGACGCAGGTGCGGCCGATTTCCAGCACCGGGCCTTCCAGCTTGGCCAGACCATGCAGGGCGAATTCCTCTTCGCTGTAGTAGCGACCGAGACCGGCGGCGGCCTGGTGGTCGAGCAGGCGGGTAGTGGCCACCAGTTCGCCGCTTTCCAGGTCACGTACGCCGATATGGCGGCAGTGGATGTCGTAGTCGTCCATGTCCAGACCCAGTTCGGCGCCGTTGAGCTTGGCGTCGAATTCCGCGCTGAACACGCGGTAGCGCAAGGCCTGAGCTTCACGCAGGGCGGCGGGGCCTTGCAGGCGTTCGGCCTGTAGGCGGCGAGCGGTTTGAGTCATGCCAGATCCTCCGTGTGCCGGCTGGGTGCTTGCAGCCGGTCGATCTTGTTGGGCAAGCTCAGGCTAGGTAGCTGCGGTGTCATCACCGTGAAGCTTTTTTGATGCTTATGTGACGGCGGCCGGGCTGCGGCTGCGAGGAGCTCTGCGATGCCCTGGTCGAGCCTGTTTCAGCCCATCGAGCGCCTGACTGCCGAGGCGGGACTGGAGGATTGGTACGCCCGCCTGCTGATGCGTCTGTGCGGCAC
It encodes:
- a CDS encoding lysophospholipid acyltransferase family protein — translated: MTRLRLSLRLLHLALVIAFGTLLAAVVSLCERVVRHDLMSLRQRLTRWFLARLGGALPFRVRIEGELPTQPMLWVANHVSWTDIPLLGALQPMSFLSKAEVRAWPLAGWLAHKGGTLFIRRGAGDSGQIGQQLTQHLQRGRHLLIFPEGTTTDGLALRTFHGRLLSSAIDSGVAIQPVAIRYLRDGQPCSVAPFIGDDDMISHLLRLLSSSASEVEIRLLQPIPSDTRSRNELARHSQASIAAALQPESSQEQAAA
- a CDS encoding universal stress protein; the encoded protein is MIKIMVATDLSERSAHALQRAVQLIRRQGGGEWTLVHVIDDDAPAEHVASQVQQAETLLQAQAERLAEQAGSKPRVIVASGDVAEVLVESAQGSGAELLVVGAHRKSSLRDFFVGTTLERVVRASHLPVLRVNGPVTHEYKHALLALDLSRISLQAASRARDLGLLDPQNFDAASALEPVSPGVMLEASLSAQVLETQREDLRKQILERLGQDGLNLTSERLQIHVGSPESVIDEALKRSSADLLVLGTHAREGVSRLVLGSVASRLLATQDVDALIVPPAR
- the olsB gene encoding L-ornithine N(alpha)-acyltransferase encodes the protein MTQTARRLQAERLQGPAALREAQALRYRVFSAEFDAKLNGAELGLDMDDYDIHCRHIGVRDLESGELVATTRLLDHQAAAGLGRYYSEEEFALHGLAKLEGPVLEIGRTCVAHAYRNGGTIAVLWGELAEVLNEGGYRYLMGCASISMQDGGIQAQAIMQRLRERYLCTEHLRAEPKHPLPQLDLPGNVIAEMPPLLKAYMRLGAKICGEPCWDRDFQVADVFILLKRDELCPRYARHFKAAV
- a CDS encoding cation-transporting P-type ATPase, which gives rise to MENRLPGHTDHAWHQLTPQQALEAQQSTSSGLGEHEAGERLQRHGHNRLPPPKRRGPLLRLLYQFHNVLLYMMLGAALITALLGHWVDTSVILAAVLINVIIGFIQEGKAENALDAIRNMLSPHAMVLRDGERHEIDAERLVPGDVVLLVSGDKVPADLRLLSVKNLLVEEAALTGESVPVEKSVAHCQADAALGDRRCMAYSGTLVSSGQATGLVVATGADTELGRIGAMLQQVQALSTPLLRQIEQFSRWLAVIILILALATFILGILWHGQNPGEMFMMVVALTASAIPEGLPAIMTVILALGVQRMAGHNAIVRRLPAVETLGSVTVICSDKTGTLTRNEMTVQRVVSASRILDISGVGYAPEGAFHQDGKLLEPDNALLEIARAAQLCNDGRLQQDAAGHWLLHGDPTEGALLTLALKSGLDIATLQAQLPRSDTIPFESEHRFMATLHHDHAGHGLILLKGAPERVLEMCASQRDADGGDASLDADYWRRQATDLAARGLRLLALASKPAAAEQRTLRFDDVESGLTLLALVGIIDPPREEAIAAVAECQRAGIRVKMITGDHAETARAIGAQLGIGVGLPAMTGAELELLDDRRLREVLPNIEVFARASPEHKLRLVQSMQDSGQVVAMTGDGVNDAPALKRADVGVAMGLKGTEAAKEAAEVVLADDNFATIAGAVREGRAIYDNLKKFILFALPTNGGQSLIVIFAILFQVVLPLTPAQVLWINMVTSSTLGLALAFEPTERGLMNRAPRAPNEPLLSGFFIWRVVMVSVLIAGAGIGLFLWELELGKSLESARTTAVNAVVMCEMFYLLNSRSIFGSVLSREALLGNRAVLVTIAICLVLQLLFTYAPPLQGVFGSVGLSLDEWLRVLLAGLALFSVAELEKWVVRRFGLHAQAT